A region of the Gadus morhua chromosome 1, gadMor3.0, whole genome shotgun sequence genome:
GACCGCATGGAGGTCAGACCGAGGGAAACGGAGCTTAGAGAGGGGCAGTGAGATATATCCATGCTCAGCTAAATGTATATCTACTAGACTAGTACGGGTGGGGGGGTAGAAGTAGCGATGACTACTTTTGCTTGGCGTGAACGATCCCAAGTCAGTCTCTTGAGACAGAGATCATTGTAGCAGTGCCGAATGACTGATTAACTGAGCAGCTTGGTTGGAAGGGGCTGGCATTAATAATAACGAACATAGATTAAAAACATAGGATAGACAATTTACCACGGAAAAATATCTCTCTCAGCATGTGTATTTTGTTGATTGCCAATGAAATGCCTGTTGCATGCACGTTGGCTCACTCCACGCGGCctggctcctctctccccccccccctgctgctgctgctcctcctgaaCAGGACTTCGAGGAGGACCCCCGCGCTCAGGGGACCCGCGGTCACCGCCGGTCGGTCAGCAGAGGCTCCTACCAGCTCCAGGCCCAAATGAACCGGGCCGGCGTCTACGATGAAAGGTACCCACCGGGGAATAAATCCCAGTGCTGGTACATTTCCGCCCTCTGTTCGCCACGCGGCCGCGTTCTGCGTTGGTTCATTGGGTCCTGCATAGTGCTATTGCTTTTCTCCTGAGATTTACTGCCTGTAAGCTGTCATGGCATGGTCTCTGTGAGTAACGGTCACATCCTTCATATTGAGTTGTCAGCTTTAGGACGCTGCAGTGAGGTGTGTTTTATTGATCGTGTTCCTCCGGGGTTTGTTCTTGTTTCCCGCTGGCTGCAGGCCCCCGGGCAGCTTGGTGCCCACCTCCGTGGCGGAGGCCAGCCGCGCCATGGCGGGGGACACCACCCTGAGCGAAAACTACGCTTTTGCTGGCATGCACCACATATTTGACCAACACGTGGACTCAGCAGgtgatttattttgtgtatttgtaccgTCGACTTTAAACTAATAAATAACTAAAGTTAATTTGGCATTTTCTTTCGACCCTTGTTCTTTGATTTAGTTCCGCGGTTGCAGTTCGCCAATGACGACAAGCACCTCCTCGCTTGCTGCTCATTGGACGGCACCCTGTCCATCATGACCCTGTCGCCGCCCCCGGCCAGCGTGAAGGTGATCCTGAAGGGCCACGGCGGGCCGGTCACCGACTTCGCCTGGTCCCTCAGCAACGACGTCATCGTGTCGACGTCGCTCGACGGGACGCTGCGCATCTGGAACACGGAGGACGGGCGCTGCATCCGAGAGGTCCGGGACCCCGAGTCCAGCGAGCTGCTGTGTTGCACCTTCCAGCCCATGAACAACAACCTGACTGTGGTGAGTGCAGGAGTCATGGTGGACAATGTTCTTTCCTGCAGGAAGGAATATGGAAGCAGAATAACGGATATAGGTAATTGTGCAGAACAGAACATGCTAATTTTGGattaaaatgtttgttttgaaaCATAATTGTTATTGTCACACACGGGGTTGCACTTTGACCTCTTGTTTTGTTATGCGctgtatgagtgtgtgggtgttttcacTCCCGTGAATATTCATGGCCAGGTGTCTTACGTAATCGGTATTGTTGCAGCGGGGGTTAGTAGGGTTACTTGGCTAGTGTCTACTTCTATTTCCTCTTCACCAAAGCCCATCATTTATTGGTTTCCAGTTTGCCATGAGCAAATTGTCCACATCAGAAGATGTTGATGATTAAAAGGCCGGTTTGTATGTCTCATTAAGGGCCGGTCGGCTGGTACCAGAGCCATATTAGGAGCCTCTCATAAGAGCGCTGGCATGCCAGGCTAGACGGGGAGCTGTTCCCCCCATGGCCGCTGCACGCTGCCAGCAGAACACACAGCACAGCGGCCTCAGATCCGTTCCTCTTTTAATAGACGACTGTTTTGATGACCGCATCGCAGGCTGGCGTGTGCATCCAAAGCTTCTTTCTCTTGTCTCTTGTTTCTCGGTGGGTGAGTCACTCTTTTTGAATGGCGCGGAGCTGCGCAGTGCGAATGCACTTGCTGTGGTTATTTTTACATGGCCAACCCAACCTACAATTCAGGTTCGGACTCTTTGCGATGTGGCGTTGGTAGAAAAAGAAAGggctcatttattttttatctttatatagcgcacacacacacacacacacacacacacacacacacacacacacacacacacacacacacacacacacacacacacacacacacacacacagattcccagGGGTCTGCTCAATCTTGGCAAAGGTTATGAACTGGTGGCTGATGCTTCCTGGTTGACTGTGTGGTGCAGGTGGGGAACAGCAAGCACCACCTCCACGTGGTGAACATCTCCACGGGGAAGAAGGTGAAGGGGGGCTCCAGTAAGCTGACGGGCCGcgtgctctcgctctcctttGATGCGCCCGGCCGGATCCTGTGGGCCGGGGACGACCGGGGGAGCATCTTCTCCTTCCTGTTTGATATGGCCACAGGTAGACATCAAAagctctgcgtgtgcgtgtgtgcgtgtgtgtgtgtgtgtgtgtgttattatcgttttttttgtctggacgataataataaaaattataatttgTGCCTGTGGTTCAGAGGAAATTGGGTTATCTGTTTTTTCTGCTTGTGTCGGCTGTTTGTgccctcccccctacacacacacacacacacacacacacacacacacacacacgcacactctcacaggGAAGCTAACCAAAGCCAAGCGTCTGGTGGTGAGCGAGGGCAGCTCCATCTGCAGCATATCTGCTCGCTCGTGGATCAGCCGAGAGGCCAGGGATCCCTCTCTGCTGGTCAACGCCTGCCTCAATAAGTTACTACTGTACAGGTCAGTGTTACATTACTACTGTACAGGTCAGAGTTACATTACTACTGTACAGGTCAGAGTTACATTACTACTGTACAGGTCAGAGTTACATACTACTGTACAGGTCAGAGTTACCTTTCTACTGTACAGGTCAGAGTTACATTACTACTGTACAGGTCAGTGTTACATTACTACTGTACAGGTCAGAGTTACATACTACTGTACAGGTCAGAGTTACATACTACTGTACAGGTCAGAGTTACCTTTCTACTGTACAGGTCAGAGTTACATTACTACTGTACAGGTCAGAGTTACATTACTACTGTACAGGTCAGAGTTACCTTTCTACTGTACAGGTCAGAGTTACATTACTACTGTACAGGTCAGAGTTACATTACTACTGTACAGGTCAGAGTTACATTACTACTGTACAGGTCCGAGTGTTATGTTACTACTGTACAGGTCAGAGTGCTACGTTACTACGGTACATGTCAGTGTTGCGTTACTCTACAGGTCAACGTGCTACGGTACTACGCTACATGTCAGAATGTTGCGTTACTAATGTAGTGGTCAAAGTGTTACGTTATTACTGTATCGGTAGGGTGTCTGACAACACTGTTGGTGTCTGAAGAGCATTGTCAGACGCTTAGTGAAGGCTGATCTGTTGGTGTCGTTggtgttgttctgttgttgtgCTTTTAATTCAGGGGGCGTACCTTTTGTTGGGGTGCTGAAAACAGAAAGAAGTACAGGGGCGTTGTATACGCCCCTGTACTTCTTTCTGTTTCCCTTGACCAATACAAAGGGGCGTAGATACCAAGAACCCGGAACACTTTTATGTCACAACGACAGTGTAATGTTGTTCTCCGTGTCCCACGGTGTGGTTTTAAAACTGACTGGAGGCTGGTGTTGTGCTGCGGACAGGGTGGTGGATAACGAGGGAACACTGCAGCTGAAGAGAAGCTTCCCCATCCAGCACGGCTCCCAGCACGTCCACAGCATCTTCTGCCCCCTCATGTCCTTCAGACAGGGGGCCTGCGTCGGTAGGTCATCTCCCCTCATTCTCCCTGGAACGCTAAGGAAATGGTTTTCTCAAGGGTGTACTGTGTGGAAACTGATGAAGAGAAGCATTACGGGGAGGTCAAGTATTGCCTTCGTCTTGTGTTAAACACTTGGTCTGGAGTTGGACTGGAGGGGGTGTTTCAGCGTTTGGTGATAAGGTTGCCTCATAACGTCATTAAAAAATCGGATAAGAAAAAAATTGCTTGAGTGATTAAACCtctgatgtttttttcttaataTAATTTGGCCCAAAATGTAATTTGCATAAATGAATTCAaaaattaataatttaatttaatccaAAACTGTAATAGTCAAGCTATTAGTTATATAAAAATCACTAACATCAGAATTGGTGCAACAGTTAAACCTGGAGGCCTTCATGTCTTCATAACATTCCCCTATCTGCATCCTTCAACCAGTGACGGGCAGCGAGGACACCTGTGTGTACTTCTTTGACGTGGAGCGCAACACCAAGGCCATCGTAAACAAGCTGCAGGGCCACGGCGGCCCGGTGCTGGACGTCAGCTTCAACTGCGACGAGAGTCTGCTGGCGTCGGCCGACTCCACTGGCATGGTCATCATCTGGAGGCGGGAACAGAAGTGACCATGTGGCCCGACGGGCCAGCGCTTCCACGCACTGCAATACGCTCCTACCCCTTCCAGGCATACGTCCACACAGGCTCTGGTCTGGTAGCAGCTGGCTTTAGTTAACGCCCACAGGGCAGCACACGTTGAAGGAGGTGGTCTTTTTAGGAATGGTCTTGTGAAGGAAGGCGAGGAAACACTAATGCAACAACTCCATCTGATTAGCCAAGTTTAACATGAATAAGAAGAGATTGCAGCTCCAATGGAAACGTGAACCTTAATCTCCCGCTCTATCTAGAATATGCAGAATGTGAACCGAAACACAAACCAATGTTCAACACATTCCATTACAATATTCAGAGGTCCTCTCTAACATAGAAGTGAGTCATCAGTAGGTATTGGTGAGAGTTatccaatgtttttttgtttagcTTCAGCAGTTCTTCTTTGGTGGTGTAGTCTGATGTGCATGGCATTACATCCAGAACAAGTCCGTACTGACACTTGAAATGAATCATGAAtcagaatgtgtgtctgtgtctttgcatTTGCTGGTTTAAAGTCACAATATTGGCagattaatataatttatttaatgcaaacatgatgaataaataaactaCTGAAACTTCCTGTAAGGAGTGGTCCTTTTATTTTTCGGAAGCTTTGAGTCACTAGAAAAACCGAGAAAGAGatgtatactgtatatctaGATATTGATaactaaaatatatatagttttttaaTGACCATTTGCATCTATGAAAGATTTGCACTGACCATTTGAAGGAAATTCTTCATAGAATGTATAAACATCTCAGTACCCGATATTGGTCATATCATCAGCAAGACATGCCTTTTAACAGTATTTGACATGGAAATATTTGTGTCTGCAAATGTGTTAATTGTACATATAATCATTCTTGTTATCTCTTGGATAAACATAGTGAAGAATGGATCTCCATATTTAACTGATCCAGCTGGACTGCGGTACCTCAGGGTAGCAAGAATCAAcacaacctgtgtgtgtactgcttAAGCAGGGCGGACACTTATTTGTATAACAATGACCATTGCATAAGGCCTTAC
Encoded here:
- the wdr13 gene encoding WD repeat-containing protein 13 isoform X3, translated to MAAVWQQVLAVDARYNAYRTPTFPQFRTQYIRRRSQLLRENAKCGYEPGLRRQYLRLRSQLLALRYGPLSEQSSFRASSVRSSRTTLDRMEDFEEDPRAQGTRGHRRSVSRGSYQLQAQMNRAGVYDERPPGSLVPTSVAEASRAMAGDTTLSENYAFAGMHHIFDQHVDSAVPRLQFANDDKHLLACCSLDGTLSIMTLSPPPASVKVILKGHGGPVTDFAWSLSNDVIVSTSLDGTLRIWNTEDGRCIREVRDPESSELLCCTFQPMNNNLTVVGNSKHHLHVVNISTGKKVKGGSSKLTGRVLSLSFDAPGRILWAGDDRGSIFSFLFDMATGKLTKAKRLVVSEGSSICSISARSWISREARDPSLLVNACLNKLLLYRVVDNEGTLQLKRSFPIQHGSQHVHSIFCPLMSFRQGACVVTGSEDTCVYFFDVERNTKAIVNKLQGHGGPVLDVSFNCDESLLASADSTGMVIIWRREQK
- the wdr13 gene encoding WD repeat-containing protein 13 isoform X2; amino-acid sequence: MTGFFSIQSACGMAAVWQQVLAVDARYNAYRTPTFPQFRTQYIRRRSQLLRENAKCGYEPGLRRQYLRLRSQLLALRYGPLSEQSSFRASSVRSSRTTLDRMEDFEEDPRAQGTRGHRRSVSRGSYQLQAQMNRAGVYDERPPGSLVPTSVAEASRAMAGDTTLSENYAFAGMHHIFDQHVDSAVPRLQFANDDKHLLACCSLDGTLSIMTLSPPPASVKVILKGHGGPVTDFAWSLSNDVIVSTSLDGTLRIWNTEDGRCIREVRDPESSELLCCTFQPMNNNLTVVGNSKHHLHVVNISTGKKVKGGSSKLTGRVLSLSFDAPGRILWAGDDRGSIFSFLFDMATGKLTKAKRLVVSEGSSICSISARSWISREARDPSLLVNACLNKLLLYRVVDNEGTLQLKRSFPIQHGSQHVHSIFCPLMSFRQGACVVTGSEDTCVYFFDVERNTKAIVNKLQGHGGPVLDVSFNCDESLLASADSTGMVIIWRREQK
- the wdr13 gene encoding WD repeat-containing protein 13 isoform X1 — translated: MTICPGSGFFSIQSACGMAAVWQQVLAVDARYNAYRTPTFPQFRTQYIRRRSQLLRENAKCGYEPGLRRQYLRLRSQLLALRYGPLSEQSSFRASSVRSSRTTLDRMEDFEEDPRAQGTRGHRRSVSRGSYQLQAQMNRAGVYDERPPGSLVPTSVAEASRAMAGDTTLSENYAFAGMHHIFDQHVDSAVPRLQFANDDKHLLACCSLDGTLSIMTLSPPPASVKVILKGHGGPVTDFAWSLSNDVIVSTSLDGTLRIWNTEDGRCIREVRDPESSELLCCTFQPMNNNLTVVGNSKHHLHVVNISTGKKVKGGSSKLTGRVLSLSFDAPGRILWAGDDRGSIFSFLFDMATGKLTKAKRLVVSEGSSICSISARSWISREARDPSLLVNACLNKLLLYRVVDNEGTLQLKRSFPIQHGSQHVHSIFCPLMSFRQGACVVTGSEDTCVYFFDVERNTKAIVNKLQGHGGPVLDVSFNCDESLLASADSTGMVIIWRREQK